Proteins encoded together in one Astatotilapia calliptera chromosome 7, fAstCal1.2, whole genome shotgun sequence window:
- the agk gene encoding acylglycerol kinase, mitochondrial, whose amino-acid sequence MARVVKVFRTLRNHWKKSTFAVCVLSYGGYWLYGKHCDSVLRREACLLAREYGQQQIAPQERIRKATVILNPAACNGKANNLFEKNAAPILHLAGVQITVVKTDYEGQAKKLIELMEETDMLIVAGGDGTLQEVITGLLRRPDQDVFSKTPIGFIPLGSHNSLSPSLHLLSDNKVKDITSAALSILKGETVPLDVLQIKGEKEQPVFALMGLRWGAFRDVASKISKYWYLGPLKTNAAHWFSTLREWPLVRDVSVSYLAPTLRPPDLPPVKAPRPNLIHRIIHRLKNYWNPPAEELPKVEEPEKWEEQQLSTLELFIQTHNKNPVERRINDSLRISAEPHNLTVGEFITAGNKKAADPTVFTENATELEAGACWLQLPEGASGFYNIDNEEYEAMPVEVRLLPRKLRFFISAERREQLLSQIQ is encoded by the exons ATGGCTCGAGTCGTGAAAGTGTTTCGGACTTTGCGAAATCATTGGAAGAAAAGCAcatttgctgtgtgtgtcttgTCCTACGGTGGATACTGGCTGTATGGAAAACACTG TGACAGCGTCCTGCGCAGAGAGGCGTGTCTATTAGCCAGG GAATATGGACAGCAGCAGATAGCACCACAGGAGCGAATCAGGAAAGCAACTGTGATTTTGAACCCTGCAGCTTGCAACGG gaaagccaaCAACCTATTTGAAAAGAATGCTGCTCCTATTTTACACCTGGCTGGTGTGCAGATTACAGTAGTCAAG ACAGACTATGAAGGTCAGGCTAAAAAACTGATCGAGTTAATGGAAGAAACAGACATGCTGATCGTGGCTGGAGGAGATGGCACGTTGCAGGAAGTGATCACAGGTTTACTGAGAAGGCCAGACCAA GACGTCTTCAGTAAGACACCAATTGGATTCATTCCACTAGGCTCCCATAATTCCCTCAGTCCAAGTCttcatctcctcagtgacaacaaggTCAA GGACATCACATCAGCGGCACTGTCAATACTGAAGGGAGAAACTGTACCGCTGGATGTGCTCCAAATCAAA ggagagaaagagcagCCAGTCTTTGCTCTGATGGGACTGCGTTGGGGGGCTTTTAGAGATGTGGCTTCAAAAATCAGCAA ATATTGGTACCTCGGACCGCTGAAGACAAATGCGGCGCATTGGTTTAGCACTCTGAGG GAGTGGCCTCTGGTCCGGGATGTCTCTGTGTCCTATTTGGCTCCCACGCTCCGGCCCCCCGACCTGCCCCCTGTGAAGGCCCCCAGGCCGAATCTGATCCACCGCATCATCCACAGGCTGAAGAACTACTGGAACCCACCAGCTGAAG AGCTTCCAAAAGTGGAAGAGCCAGAGAAGtgggaggagcagcagctgtcaACGCTAGAGCTCTTtattcaaacacacaacaaaaacccAGTGGAGAGG cgCATCAATGACTCCCTCAGGATCAGTGCAGAGCCTCACAACTTGACCGTGGGCGAGTTCATTACTGCAGG CAATAAAAAAGCAGCAGACCCGACTGTATTCACTGAAAATGCCACAGAATTGGAGGCTGGTGCTTGCTGGCTGCAGCTGCCAGAG GGCGCCTCTGGCTTCTACAACATCGACAATGAGGAGTATGAGGCGATGCCTGTGGAGGTAAGGCTGTTGCCACGGAAACTCCGCTTCTTCATCAGTGCCGAGCGCAGAGAGCAGCTCCTCTCACAGATCCAGTGA
- the dennd11 gene encoding DENN domain-containing protein 11, which yields MVEQSDRAPLLDWEEIPPPDPNQAAQPTPQPPREEDSAAEKSAPTDTAAGTGWSSSTTIDATTIIIPPGPTRNVTAAVVVKGDGSPGRTELSGHGWDRPQPLGTDRNAPFPGLSVKDQWEEKDQIVAVFVVTFDTRSGNMIEWCLPHDINLDGVEFKSMASGSHRITSDFIYFRKGGYFGLACFANMPVESELERGARMKSVGILSPSYTLLYRYMHFLENQVRHQLQCPGQYSPLEAFYEDKKAILPPTGNGLVTACPTWSVTNISRCMHPEMKITHPAGCMSQFIQFFGEQIMVLWKFALLRKRILIFSPPPVGVVCYRVYCCCCLANVSLPGIGVSVPELRPFFYINIADISALETELSYVACTTEKIFEEKKELYDVYIDNQNVKTHRSHLQQLLRLTAADKEKYRKLTEQRQLLLYSQEVGEDCTSNEEDLFILFFMELNNRIFQTLSEVAGSADPTLTGEHVRAMGLDPQGDRAFLADLLEVYGFDVTLVIDNLCCP from the exons atggTGGAACAGTCGGACCGAGCCCCGCTCCTGGACTGGGAGGAGATCCCACCGCCCGATCCGAACCAGGCGGCTCAACCTACGCCTCAGCCGCCGCGAGAAGAAGACTCCGCGGCGGAGAAAAGTGCGCCGACAGACACTGCGGCTGGTACTGGGTGGAGCAGCAGCACCACCATCGAcgccaccaccatcatcatccccCCCGGTCCGACACGCAATGTgacagctgctgttgttgtcaAAGGGGACGGAAGCCCGGGCCGAACCGAGCTGTCCGGGCACGGCTGGGATCGCCCGCAGCCTCTCGGTACAGACCGTAACGCCCCTTTCCCCGGCCTCTCAGTGAAGGATCAGTGGGAGGAAAAAGACCAGATAGTGGCCGTGTTTGTGGTTACCTTTGATACAAGATCAG GGAATATGATAGAGTGGTGCCTGCCTCATGACATCAACTTGGATGGTGTTGAATTCAAGTCAATGGCCAGCGGTTCTCATCGGATCACCAGCGACTTCAT ATATTTCCGTAAGGGTGGCTACTTCGGTCTGGCATGTTTTGCGAACATGCCCGTGGAGAGTGAGCTGGAACGAGGAGCGAGAATGAAGTCTGTGGGAATTCTGTCTCCGTCCTACACTCTGCTCTACCGTTACATGCACTTCCTGGAGAACCAAGTCAG ACACCAGTTGCAGTGTCCTGGCCAGTATTCTCCACTAGAGGCCTTCTATGAGGATAAGAAGGCCATTCTTCCCCCTACAGGAAACGGACTAGTCACCGCCTGCCCAACCTGGAGTGTTACTAATATAAGCCGCTGCATGCACCCTGAAATGAAG ATCACCCACCCGGCTGGCTGCATGTCCCAGTTCATCCAGTTTTTTGGGGAGCAAATAATGGTGCTGTGGAAGTTCGCGCTGCTTCGGAAGCGCATACTCATCTTCTCGCCTCCACCTGTAGGAGTTGTCTGCTACAGGG TGTATTGCTGTTGCTGCCTGGCCAACGTTTCATTACCTGGCATTGGAGTTTCTGTGCCTGAATTACGGCCTTTCTTCTACATCAACATAGCCGACATCTCTGCCCTGGAAACAGAGCTGTCATACGTGGCCT GCACCACGGAGAAGATCTTTGAGGAGAAAAAGGAGCTGTATGACGTCTATATCGATAACCAGAATGTGAAAACTCACAGGAGCCATTTGCAGCAGCTGCTCAGGCTGACCGCAGCAGACAAGGAGAAATACAGGAAGCTGACTGAGCAGAG gcAACTGCTGCTGTACTCTCAGGAGGTGGGTGAAGACTGCACATCAAATGAAGAGGATCTTTTCATCCT GTTCTTTATGGAGCTTAATAACCGCATCTTCCAGACCCTGTCAGAGGTAGCAGGAAGCGCCGACCCCACTCTCACCGGTGAGCACGTGAGGGCCATGGGGCTGGATCCCCAGGGAGATCGAGCCTTCCTTGCCGACCTGCTGGAGGTTTATGGTTTCGATGTAACGCTGGTCATAGACAACCTCTGCTGCCCCTGA